From a single Bufo bufo chromosome 9, aBufBuf1.1, whole genome shotgun sequence genomic region:
- the LOC120979302 gene encoding von Willebrand factor C domain-containing protein 2-like, whose protein sequence is MPGWRAQSSLLCLLLLSQMGLSLNPQVNTCEANGSVYYVGEWYFLDSDHCTQCECTPEGPTCARTECTALPPACMHVSHYPTDCCPRCEKIGCEYRGDVYELGEHFQPSECEQCTCDLDGIARCLVADCAPPPCVNPVYEKGECCPRCKDGPNCYADASQSRVIPAGQYVWVDACTKCRCHDGQDVGYWEGNRLAKCEKTKNCSAEEAQNV, encoded by the exons ATGCCAGGCTGGAGGGCACAATCCTCACTGCTCTGCCTGCTGCTCCTTTCTCAGATGGGCCTGTCCCTGAACCCCCAGGTCAACACCTGTGAGGCCAATGGCAGCGTCTACTATGTTGGAGAGTGGTACTTTCTGGACTCCGATCACTGCACCCAGTGTGAGTGCACCCCGGAGGGCCCCACCTGTGCCAGGACCGAGTGCACCGCTCTGCCCCCCGCCTGCATGCACGTCAGCCACTACCCCACCGACTGCTGCCCGCGCTGCGAGAAGATCGGCTGCGAGTACCGAGGGGACGTGTATGAGCTCGGAGAGCACTTCCAG CCCTCGGAGTGCGAGCAGTGCACCTGTGACCTGGACGGAATCGCCCGCTGCCTCGTAGCCGACTGCGCCCCCCCACCATGTGTGAACCCGGTGTATGAGAAGGGAGAGTGCTGCCCCCGATGCAAAGATG GTCCCAACTGCTACGCCGATGCGTCTCAGAGCCGGGTGATTCCCGCGGGGCAGTACGTGTGGGTGGACGCCTGCACCAAGTGTCGGTGTCACGATGGGCAGGACGTCGGCTACTGGGAAGGAAACCGCCTGGCCAAATGTGAGAAGACAAAGAACTGCAGTGCGGAGGAGGCACAGAACGTGTAG